The following proteins are encoded in a genomic region of Lactiplantibacillus plantarum:
- a CDS encoding pyruvate, water dikinase regulatory protein: MSAIKVFILSDSIGETAHNVALAAAAQFSDYDIRYQRFPFVRTDSLLQTVLSQALKEHAAIFHTFVDRRLSQIVNQFCEAHELPYYDVITPALDTFSQITHVQPSNHPGTVHALNTNYFDRINAIEFAVTYDDGKNPSGFLEADVVLLGVSRTSKTPLSLYLANRNLKVANLPLVPQAQIPDEIWKVDPKKIFGLTNDPEKLNDIRRQRMVQYGLNPDTMYSNTDKIKAELEYADKIFKKIGCLVINVANKSIEETATLITESLNTDDTNNG, translated from the coding sequence ATGTCAGCAATTAAAGTCTTTATTTTATCTGATTCTATCGGTGAAACAGCTCATAACGTGGCCTTAGCTGCCGCTGCACAATTCTCCGACTATGACATTCGCTATCAGCGTTTCCCATTTGTCCGCACCGACTCACTGCTCCAGACGGTTTTGTCGCAGGCACTGAAGGAACACGCCGCCATCTTTCATACGTTTGTCGATCGCCGGCTCAGCCAAATCGTTAACCAATTTTGCGAAGCGCACGAGTTGCCTTATTATGACGTCATTACACCAGCTTTAGATACTTTTTCACAGATTACGCACGTCCAACCGTCCAATCACCCCGGTACCGTACACGCGTTAAACACCAACTACTTCGACCGGATCAACGCGATCGAATTTGCGGTCACTTACGATGATGGTAAGAATCCGAGTGGCTTTTTAGAGGCCGACGTGGTCTTACTGGGTGTCTCCCGGACCTCTAAGACTCCCCTGTCACTCTACTTAGCTAATCGTAACCTGAAAGTCGCCAACTTGCCACTAGTTCCTCAGGCTCAAATTCCTGACGAAATTTGGAAAGTTGATCCGAAAAAGATTTTTGGCCTAACTAACGATCCTGAAAAGTTAAACGATATTCGCCGGCAGCGAATGGTCCAATATGGGCTTAATCCCGACACCATGTATTCCAACACGGATAAAATTAAAGCCGAGTTGGAATACGCCGACAAGATCTTCAAAAAGATTGGGTGTTTAGTTATCAATGTCGCTAATAAGTCAATCGAAGAAACCGCCACTTTAATTACCGAAAGCTTGAATACTGACGACACTAATAATGGCTAG
- a CDS encoding SDR family oxidoreductase, translating to MTMQLKKQRLLVIGGTSGFGMAIARQALQEGADVHIIGHTAAHVTAAITQLGPSDHLTGTALDAQNLAQLKTFFAAQPAFDHVVSMLGGAMGGGFLDNSIAAIRQTVEDKFFANLQVAQLASHHLNQHGSLIFTSGAGGRPDNASGAIVGNQAINTMVVGLAVELAPDYRVNAVAPTWTPTGLWRQLSDAQLAAQAATVSAGNPLKRVATPAEVASAYVYLMQNEFMTGQVLHVDGGVELV from the coding sequence ATGACGATGCAATTGAAAAAACAGCGGCTATTAGTGATTGGTGGTACTTCGGGTTTCGGCATGGCAATTGCTCGCCAAGCCTTACAGGAAGGCGCCGATGTCCATATTATCGGTCATACGGCGGCGCACGTAACAGCTGCCATCACCCAATTAGGCCCATCAGACCATTTGACTGGAACGGCGTTAGACGCACAAAATCTGGCGCAACTAAAAACTTTTTTTGCAGCTCAGCCCGCATTTGACCACGTCGTCTCAATGTTAGGTGGTGCAATGGGTGGGGGGTTCTTGGACAATTCGATTGCAGCGATTCGGCAGACGGTTGAAGATAAATTTTTTGCAAATCTGCAAGTGGCCCAATTAGCCAGCCACCATCTTAACCAACACGGTTCGCTGATTTTTACTTCGGGTGCTGGTGGGCGGCCAGATAATGCCTCCGGAGCGATTGTTGGCAATCAAGCCATTAATACGATGGTCGTTGGACTTGCCGTAGAGTTGGCGCCTGACTATCGCGTCAATGCAGTTGCACCGACTTGGACGCCGACTGGTCTTTGGCGCCAACTATCGGACGCACAATTGGCAGCCCAGGCTGCGACCGTCAGTGCTGGTAATCCCTTGAAACGCGTGGCAACGCCCGCCGAAGTCGCGTCGGCGTATGTTTATTTGATGCAAAATGAGTTTATGACTGGGCAAGTGTTGCACGTTGACGGTGGTGTCGAGCTCGTGTGA